CCGCTGAAAGAGCCACGACGACCGTTTTTAATAATATCACCTAATTGTTTGGTACTGGACGGTTCACCAACAATGCACCAATCCACTTGTTCTTCACGGGCCATGAGAGCATCCACAACACGAGTTGTACCGTCAACAAAGGGGCCTTCCTCGTCACTGGTAATGAGGAATGAAATTTGTCCTGGATGATCAGGATAGGCATTAATAAAACTCTCTACTGCTGTGATCATAGCGGCAAGGCTTCCTTTCATATCGGCAGCGCCGCGACCATAAAGCATGCCGTTGATAATTTGTGGCTCAAATGGTGGTACTTTCCATTCGTTCTCAGGGCCGCTTGGCACTACATCAGTATGGCCTGCGAAACACAGATTTGGTCCTGACTCACCTCGCTTTGCGTAAAAGTTTTTTACCTCACCAAAAGGCATTTTTTCAATTTGGAAATTGAGTTTTTCCAAGCGTGCAATCATCAGGTCTTGACAGCCTGCGTCTTCAGGTGTGACAGAAGCACGTGATATTAAGTCAATGGCGAGTTTTAGCGTTGGTGATAAGTTAGACATTCTTTACCTTTTCGTTGGTTTTCGCTACTTTATAAGAGACTCTGTTACTATAACAGGAGATGATCATAAAGGTGGAAATATGAAGCGAAGCGCCGTTATTTTATTGAGCTTTATTACTGCTGGGTGCGGTGTGTTGAGGCCGCCAGTCGTTCAGGAATCCTATTTTGTTCCAGTTATTCGTTCTGATGTATCTACTTCGGGGTACACACCCACGGTCACTCCAATGATTCAAAAAAAAGAAGATCCGCGTCGAATATATACCCCGGTTCTGCGTTAGTGAAATGCTTGGCTATATTGCTCGGCATTAAAGCCTAATAAAATTTCTGTTTTGGTCTCTATCAAAGGGCGTTTAATGATCGAAGGTTGTTGTTGCATTAATGCCACAGCCTTTTCAGCATCCATAGTATCTTTTGTTGCATCGTCGAGTTTGCGCCAAGTAGTACCACGTTTATTGATCACATTTTCCCAGCCGAGTTTGTCGATCCAAGCTTTTGCCTGTTCCGCCTGTACACCAGCTTTTTTATAGTCATGAAACTGATAGTCGATTTGATTGTCGTCAAGCCAGCGAAAGGCTTTTTTCATTGTGTCGCAATTTTTAATGCCATAGACATTCAACATAATGTTTTCCCCAATGAAGTTGCATTTAAAAATGGCGCCATTCCATGCAGAACAGCGCCATGACTTATTTTAAGGGTGATTAGTTGTGTGCGTGCAAGGCTTCATTAAGCGCAATGGCTGTTTTGTTGGTTTTGCATTCAATAGCGCCGCTTTCAGAGTTGCGACGGAACAAGAGGTCAGATTGACCAGAAAGCTCGCGTGCTTTCACAACAGAAACAACTTGGTTGTTTTCGTCCAATAAGGTCACTTTAGAACCTGCTGTAATGTATAGGCCAGATTCCACTGTGCAGCGATCGCCAAGGCCGATCCCGATGCCAGCATTGGCGCCAATCAAACATTGTTCGCCTACACCGATTACAATGTTACCACCGCCAGAAAGTGTGCCCATGGTGGAACAACCGCCGCCTAAGTCAGAGCCGTTACCAACCACAACGCCAGCTGAAATTCGGCCTTCTACCATGCTGGTGCCAAGTGTACCGGCATTGAAGTTAACAAAACCTTCATGCATTACCGTTGTTCCTTCACCCAAATGAGCACCAAGACGGATGCGAGCGGCGTCTCCCACACGAATACCAGCCGGAACAACAAAGTTAAGCATTTTAGGGAATTTATCTACGCTGAATACTTCAATAGTACGACCTTCCATGCGGGCACTTAGTTGGCGGTCTGCTAATTCACGAACGTCGATGGGACCATCGCTTGTCCAAGCTGTGTTAACCAGTAGACCAAACATACCGTCTAACACTGTGCCGTGTGGTTGCACTAAACGATGAGAAATCAATTGCAGTTTTAGATAAACTTCAGCAGGATTGGCTGGAGCTTCGTCTGTTGCCAATATACAAAGAATCACAGGTTGTGTAGAGGCTTTTAAGCGAGAGGCTAATTCGGCTTGCTCAATATTGCCTGCTTTTAATAGGTTCATATGAAGACGATTGAGGTCGCTTTCATCCAGAACTAGAGTGCTGTTGCCACCTTCATAGTTAGTGCTTTCGACGATAGCATCTACAGTGCTTTTTTCCGCGCCTAGGCAAGGTGCTGAATAGAAAACCTCAAGCCACTGGTCTTCTTTGTTTTGTGTACCAATGCCAAGGCCAAATGCGAAAATTGAATTACTCATGTAATCTTCTCCAACTGAGTGTTTTATAGCGAATGTTTTATAAAATAAGAGTTATCTGCGACTGAGGAAAGCTTTTATACGTTGTGCTGCTTCAGTGCATTCTGATTCTTCGGCAACCAGTGCCATGCGTGCATGTTGACTGCCCGGGTTGTGTTCATTAACCATGCGGCCTAAATAGCTACCAGGTAAGACCAGTACGGCTTCTTCTTGATAAAGGGCGGTGCAGAATGCTTCGTCTGGCATATCCAGCTCAGGCCATAGGTAGAAACCTGCTTCGGGTTTACTGACCTTCATTATAGGCTGCAATATGTTGAGTACCGCATCAAATTTACGCGTATAAATTTGACGGTTTTCGATGACGTGCGCCTCATCATTCCATGCTGCAATAGACGCAATTTGATGATGAAGCGGCATGGCACAGCCTTGGTAAGTACGGTACAGCAGAAAAGGCTTAAGAATGTTGGCATCACCAGCCACAAAGCCTGAGCGTAAACCAGGCAGATTTGAACGTTTAGATAAAGATTGGAAAATTAAGCAATGCTGGTAATCTGTGTTGCCCAATTTTTGGCAGGCTTCCAGCAACCCAAGCGGTGCTTTTTCTCCAAAATAAATCTCTGAGTAACACTCATCTGCCACAATGGTGAAGTTGAACTGCTTGGCTTTCTCAATTAATAGGGCATAGTCTTCTAGTGTGGTGACTGTTCCACTTGGATTATTAGGAGAACATACAAACACTAGCTCACAAGCTTGCCATACATCATCGCTTACTTTGCTGTAATCAATGCGATACTGATTGCTGGCATCACAAGCTAGGAAGTGGCGTTCCGCTCCAGCTAGAATCGCAGCGCCTTCGTAGATTTGGTAAAAAGGATTTGGGCTCACTACTAAAGGTGACGGTTTTTCTCCGACTAGCGTTTGAACAATAGCAAACAAGGCTTCACGGGTGCCTGTAACGGGTAATACTTGTGTCTCTGCGTCTAAATGATCCAAATCAAAGCGTTGTTTAGCCCAATTACTGATTGCTGTTCGTAAGTTGAGTTCACCTTTGGTGCTTGGGTACTTACTAACGCCTTGTAGGTTTGTTTCCAAAGCCTCCAAAGCCACCTTAGGGGCAGCGTGCTGAGGCTCACCAATGGTCAGTTTAATTAACTTTTTATCTGGGTTTGGCGTTAGCCCCTTAAGCAAATCAGCAAGTTTCTGGAATGGGTAGGGGTGTAATGTTTGTATGTGTGGGTTCATTGTGCTGTTATTCCGTTGCTTGCGAAAAGCGGTCAATTTTTTCTTTTAATAGATTACAAATAGTGTCCATACGCTGTGGGTTGCTGATTAGCTCACCTTGGTCGTCTGTGATGTAAAAGGTGTCTTCCACACGTTCGCCTAAGGTGGCAATTTTGGCTTTGTGCAACATGATATTGTTGTGCATAAAAAACTGGCCAATTAACGCGAGCAATCCTGGGCGATCTGGTGCTGTAACTTCCAAAGTGGACCAGACTTCCTCTGCTTGGCTAACAAAATGTGCCGTCGCTGGTGAATTGAATATCTTCAAAATGCGTGGTGTATGTCTTTGTACTAAGCCCACATAAGAAGAGGGATTCTCCAACTGCTCCATCAAGGTACTTTTAATCAATTCAATACGTTGTTTGTCTAGAAACAGGTTCGTATCATTATCATTACTGTCCATCACCACAAAAGTATCTAAAGAATAGTTATCAGTAGTATGACTGATTTTAGCATCCAAAATGGTTAAACCAAGTTGTTCAAAGGTGGCGGCTGTGGCAGCGAACAAGTGGTCGCTGATAGGGGTGTAAATAAAGATTTTGCTGGCGCCGGAGAAGTTGCGGCCACCTAATGGGGTAATGGCAATAAGGGGTTTATCACTCGGTCTGTGGTGAATTATGGACTCTGTATTCCAAGCAATTTCGTCACCGTTAGAGCGAATGAAGTATTCTTCTTCAATGGTATCCCAAATAGCTTCGGCTTCTGCTATGTCCACATTACGCTCAATAATGAATTCTAGGGCTCGTTGTTTATGCTCATCACTGATGGTTTCTGCGTCGATAGGTGAATCAAGGCCTCTGCGTAAGGCGCGTTTGGTTTCTAAGTAAAGTTGACGCATTAACGAAGCGCGCCAGCTGTTCCACATAGTTGGGTTGGTGGCATTAATGTCAGCTACGGTCAGTATAAAGAGGTAATCCAAATGCTCTTGGTCTTTTACATAGCTGGCGAATTCCCAGATGACCTCAGGGTCCGAAATGTCTTTGCGTTGTGCGGTGACCGACATGAATAAGTGATTACGCACTAACCAAACCACTAGTTCTGTATCACGCTTTGAAAGACCATGACGTTCGCAGAAGTCTTGCGCATCCACACAACCTAACTCCGAATGATCTCCACCACGACCTTTAGCTATGTCGTGATATAGCCCTGCGATGTAGAGTAATTCGACTTTTGGTACATGACGGATTGCTTGCGCAGAAATGGGGAATTTTTGTTTGAATTCAGACAGCCATAGGCGACGCATATTTTCAATTAGCTGAAGGGTATGGGCATCAACCGTATAGATGTGAAATAAATCATGTTGCATCTGACCTATGATGGCGCCGAATTCTGGTAAATATCGCCCGAGCAGCCCTAGGTGTTTCATAGATCTTAATATGCTGGTAAGGCGATAGCGACTGGCAATGATGTCTAAAAATAAGTCTGTGTTAACCTTGTTGTTGCGAAAATCATCGTCAATCAGATCTAAGCTGTCACGAAGTTGGCGCATGGTGTTGGCGCGAATGCCTCTAATGCTCTCATGAGTACCGTAGAGTACATAAAGTTCTAGCATGCAGGAGGGGTTGTCCTGGAATAAACGATTAGAACGAGCTTCTAGCTGACCATTGGCAACTTGAAAGTGCTCATTTAAGACTTCAATATTGTTTTGTTCATCACCACTTAAGAAGGATTCTTCAAAGTGTTGTAATAACAAGTCGTTTAGTTGCTGTATGGCGGCCACACTTTGGTAATAGCCCTGCATAAAGCGTTCAACATTGCGTTTCAGATCGTCATCGTCAAAGCCAAAGAGTTTCGCTAAGGTACGTTGGTGATCAAACAGTAAACGGTCTTCTTTTCGCCCTGCGATCATGTGCAATGCCCAGCGGATGCGCCATAAGTGACTGACCGCGCCTTTGATTTGAATGTATTCATCTTCAGACAAAAACTGTTTATCAATCAAGGCACTTAAGCGATGAGTGTGCAAGTGGCGTTTGGCTACCCAGTCGATAACTTGCATGTCTCGTAAACCACCAGGGCACTCTTTTAGATTGGGTTCAAGATTGTATGCAGTATTTTGGTATTTGGCGTGACGCTGCTTTTGCTCTTCTGTCTTGGCTTTGTAAAACGAGCGGCCATCCCACATCTTATCAGTATCGATATTGACTTGCAGTTTAGTGAGCAGGCTGTCTGGGCCAATTAAGGTTCGTGACTCAATGAGATTGGTGATAATAGTGATGTCTTGTTTGGCAATTTCTATGCAGTCGTCAATGCTGCGCACACTGTGGCCAATGTCTAAATTAATGTCCCACAAAAAAGTAATGAAAGACTCTAGTTTGTCTTTTGGCGCAGAGGTTTCGTTGTCAACTAAAATCAGTAAATCAATATCAGATTTAGGATGCAGTTCGCTACGTCCATAGCCTCCGACAGCAACCAAGCTGACATGCTTTTCACTATCTAGTTTTTTGGCGATCCAGGCGGCTTGTAGCACCTCATCAAAAAACGCAGATAAACCTTTTACCAGTTTTTCGATAGGGTAAAGAGAGTGAAACAAGTCATTGTAAGCGTTAGTTTTTTCTTCAATAACAGCCTTATAGCGAGAAATTGAGCAGTCGGTTTGGCTAAGCTCAATTTTTTCTTCCTCAGAAAGCAATGGCGGAGCGTCTGGAAAAGCAGGGAAGTCCATACAAAAGCCTCAATCAATGACAAGATAACCTAATAGTTTGATGAAATGAGAGATGCACTTCTATGCGAAGCGCGTTTCTTCTGGGCGGCGGGTTAGGACTTCTACGCCGTCCGCAGTGACCAAAAGTGTGTGCTCATATTGAGCAGACAAACGACCATCTTTGGTTTTTGCTATCCAATTATCTGGGCCTGAATGTTTCAGTTGCTTCTTACCTGCATTAATCATAGGTTCAATGGTTAATGTCATGCCTTCCTCTAAGGTATATCCAGTGCCCGGTTTACCATAGTGAGCTACCTGAGGCTCACCGTGGAAGGTGGTGCCAACACCATGACCACAATAGTCTTCTACCACGGAATAATGGTTTTTGTGGGCGTGTGCTGCAATAGCGGCACCAATATCACCAAGTTGTATACCAGGTTTTACCATGTCGATGGCCAGGTATAAACATTCCTGAGTGACTTTAGCAAGTCGCTCAGCATGAGCGGCAACTGGGCCAACAAAAAACATTTTACTGGTATCGCCATAATAACCGTTTTTGATGACAGTGATATCTATGTTAACCACATCGCCTTTTTTCAGGGGTTTGTCGTTCGGGATGCCGTGACAAACAACATCATTAACAGAGGTGCAGCAAGATTTTGGGAAGCCATGATAATTAAGCGGAGCAGGAATTGCGCCCTGTTGTTCAATCATGTAATTATGAGCAATGATGTCAAGCTGTTCTGTGCTCACACCTGGCACAACAAATTCTTCCAGCATAACCAGTACTTCCGCGGCAAGGCGGCCTGCGGTTCGCATGCCTTCTAAGTCGTTAATGTCGGTGAAGCGAGTGGCTGCCGGAAGTTTAACGCCAGCAGGTACCTCTACACGGCCATTTTGAGTGAGTTGTTCAACTTTTTGTAGGATTTCGTTGCTCATAGTGTCTTTATCTTAAAAAAGGTTTTAATAATTTGTCGCTTATTCTACATGAGTTAAGTGTTAGAATCCCCATGCAATAGAGAAAAAGTATTCTATTAATTTGATAGTAAAAAGCCATATAAAGTCTTTTGAAATGTGTCATTTTATGGTATAAAACGCCCGCTCGACAGACTTAGGTCTTAGTGTTGGGCAATTAACTTAAACTAACGATCTTGCCGCATGAATTAAAAGTGTCTGGGGTGTCATGGGTTGCTTTAAACCCGGTTTGACTGATGCTTTTAGCTGGTAAGCTTAATGTAACCCGAATAAAGGATAGTAAAATGCCTACAGTTTCTATGCGCGACCTTCTGCAGGTCGGTTCACACTTTGGTCACCAAACTCGTTACTGGAACCCAAAAATGAAACCATTCATTTTTGGTGCTCGTAACAAAATTCATATCATCAACCTTGAGCACACTGTTCCTGCTATTAACGAAGCGCTTGAGCTTGTTAAGAAAATGGCTGAGAACAAAAACAAGGTGTTGTTTGTTGGTACTAAACGTGCTGCATCTAAAACCATCAAAGAGCAAG
The window above is part of the Marinomonas sp. THO17 genome. Proteins encoded here:
- a CDS encoding ArsC family reductase, which translates into the protein MLNVYGIKNCDTMKKAFRWLDDNQIDYQFHDYKKAGVQAEQAKAWIDKLGWENVINKRGTTWRKLDDATKDTMDAEKAVALMQQQPSIIKRPLIETKTEILLGFNAEQYSQAFH
- the dapD gene encoding 2,3,4,5-tetrahydropyridine-2,6-dicarboxylate N-succinyltransferase, whose product is MSNSIFAFGLGIGTQNKEDQWLEVFYSAPCLGAEKSTVDAIVESTNYEGGNSTLVLDESDLNRLHMNLLKAGNIEQAELASRLKASTQPVILCILATDEAPANPAEVYLKLQLISHRLVQPHGTVLDGMFGLLVNTAWTSDGPIDVRELADRQLSARMEGRTIEVFSVDKFPKMLNFVVPAGIRVGDAARIRLGAHLGEGTTVMHEGFVNFNAGTLGTSMVEGRISAGVVVGNGSDLGGGCSTMGTLSGGGNIVIGVGEQCLIGANAGIGIGLGDRCTVESGLYITAGSKVTLLDENNQVVSVVKARELSGQSDLLFRRNSESGAIECKTNKTAIALNEALHAHN
- the dapC gene encoding succinyldiaminopimelate transaminase, with the translated sequence MNPHIQTLHPYPFQKLADLLKGLTPNPDKKLIKLTIGEPQHAAPKVALEALETNLQGVSKYPSTKGELNLRTAISNWAKQRFDLDHLDAETQVLPVTGTREALFAIVQTLVGEKPSPLVVSPNPFYQIYEGAAILAGAERHFLACDASNQYRIDYSKVSDDVWQACELVFVCSPNNPSGTVTTLEDYALLIEKAKQFNFTIVADECYSEIYFGEKAPLGLLEACQKLGNTDYQHCLIFQSLSKRSNLPGLRSGFVAGDANILKPFLLYRTYQGCAMPLHHQIASIAAWNDEAHVIENRQIYTRKFDAVLNILQPIMKVSKPEAGFYLWPELDMPDEAFCTALYQEEAVLVLPGSYLGRMVNEHNPGSQHARMALVAEESECTEAAQRIKAFLSRR
- the glnD gene encoding [protein-PII] uridylyltransferase encodes the protein MDFPAFPDAPPLLSEEEKIELSQTDCSISRYKAVIEEKTNAYNDLFHSLYPIEKLVKGLSAFFDEVLQAAWIAKKLDSEKHVSLVAVGGYGRSELHPKSDIDLLILVDNETSAPKDKLESFITFLWDINLDIGHSVRSIDDCIEIAKQDITIITNLIESRTLIGPDSLLTKLQVNIDTDKMWDGRSFYKAKTEEQKQRHAKYQNTAYNLEPNLKECPGGLRDMQVIDWVAKRHLHTHRLSALIDKQFLSEDEYIQIKGAVSHLWRIRWALHMIAGRKEDRLLFDHQRTLAKLFGFDDDDLKRNVERFMQGYYQSVAAIQQLNDLLLQHFEESFLSGDEQNNIEVLNEHFQVANGQLEARSNRLFQDNPSCMLELYVLYGTHESIRGIRANTMRQLRDSLDLIDDDFRNNKVNTDLFLDIIASRYRLTSILRSMKHLGLLGRYLPEFGAIIGQMQHDLFHIYTVDAHTLQLIENMRRLWLSEFKQKFPISAQAIRHVPKVELLYIAGLYHDIAKGRGGDHSELGCVDAQDFCERHGLSKRDTELVVWLVRNHLFMSVTAQRKDISDPEVIWEFASYVKDQEHLDYLFILTVADINATNPTMWNSWRASLMRQLYLETKRALRRGLDSPIDAETISDEHKQRALEFIIERNVDIAEAEAIWDTIEEEYFIRSNGDEIAWNTESIIHHRPSDKPLIAITPLGGRNFSGASKIFIYTPISDHLFAATAATFEQLGLTILDAKISHTTDNYSLDTFVVMDSNDNDTNLFLDKQRIELIKSTLMEQLENPSSYVGLVQRHTPRILKIFNSPATAHFVSQAEEVWSTLEVTAPDRPGLLALIGQFFMHNNIMLHKAKIATLGERVEDTFYITDDQGELISNPQRMDTICNLLKEKIDRFSQATE
- the map gene encoding type I methionyl aminopeptidase, with protein sequence MSNEILQKVEQLTQNGRVEVPAGVKLPAATRFTDINDLEGMRTAGRLAAEVLVMLEEFVVPGVSTEQLDIIAHNYMIEQQGAIPAPLNYHGFPKSCCTSVNDVVCHGIPNDKPLKKGDVVNIDITVIKNGYYGDTSKMFFVGPVAAHAERLAKVTQECLYLAIDMVKPGIQLGDIGAAIAAHAHKNHYSVVEDYCGHGVGTTFHGEPQVAHYGKPGTGYTLEEGMTLTIEPMINAGKKQLKHSGPDNWIAKTKDGRLSAQYEHTLLVTADGVEVLTRRPEETRFA